A genomic window from Lentibacter algarum includes:
- a CDS encoding DMT family transporter — protein MADSNNTRLGVLLMIATTFVFAVQDGISRHLASEYNVLMVVMVRYWFFAAFVTAIAYRKAGGIRAAARTEQPLLQILRGLILATEICVMIYAFTLLGLIESHAVFTSYPLLVAALSGPILGEVVGWRRWTAIFIGFVGVLIILKPGFGVFSPAAIVPLAAALLFALYGLLTRFASRKDTAATSFFWTGVSGSVMMTVIGASYWEPMISSDWIWMGTLCITGALGHWLLIKTYEAAEASAVQPFAYLQLVFVSFIGVLVFGESIELNVAIGAAVVVCAGLFTLWRARQAA, from the coding sequence ATGGCCGACAGCAACAACACCCGCCTCGGCGTCCTCCTAATGATCGCAACGACCTTCGTCTTTGCGGTACAAGACGGCATCTCGCGGCACCTCGCCAGCGAATACAACGTGCTCATGGTTGTGATGGTGCGCTATTGGTTCTTCGCGGCCTTCGTCACAGCCATCGCCTATCGCAAGGCAGGCGGCATCCGCGCCGCCGCGCGCACAGAACAGCCCCTCTTGCAGATTTTACGAGGCCTTATCCTCGCAACAGAGATCTGCGTGATGATCTATGCCTTCACGCTCCTTGGGCTTATCGAATCGCACGCCGTTTTCACAAGCTATCCCCTCCTTGTCGCCGCGCTCTCTGGGCCAATTCTCGGCGAGGTCGTCGGCTGGCGGCGCTGGACAGCGATTTTTATCGGCTTTGTCGGTGTCTTGATCATTCTGAAGCCAGGGTTTGGCGTTTTCTCACCCGCCGCCATCGTCCCGCTCGCCGCAGCACTGCTCTTTGCGCTCTATGGGCTGCTCACGCGCTTCGCCTCGCGTAAAGACACAGCCGCGACATCCTTCTTCTGGACGGGTGTTTCTGGCTCCGTGATGATGACAGTGATTGGCGCAAGCTATTGGGAGCCGATGATCTCATCAGATTGGATATGGATGGGCACACTCTGTATCACAGGCGCACTCGGCCACTGGCTCTTGATCAAAACATATGAGGCCGCCGAGGCCAGCGCCGTTCAGCCTTTCGCTTATCTTCAGCTTGTCTTCGTGAGCTTCATCGGCGTTTTGGTCTTCGGTGAAAGCATCGAGCTCAATGTCGCCATCGGCGCGGCAGTCGTCGTCTGCGCAGGCCTCTTCACGCTCTGGCGCGCACGCCAAGCGGCCTAA
- a CDS encoding transglycosylase SLT domain-containing protein has product MQEMFRYIALFVGLALLPSASLADKLAAPRPLSAAFHAAARGDWAMADLLASKAAPEAQVLMQWVKLRAGKGSAEEALGFVRDYPHWPGLARLAQMSEAAVSEAGGAERIAFFRAFPPQSNRGVLSYVGALMAAGERGEAEATLVMAWRSYDMDGALQAEYLKNYADLLAPHHEARLDMALWRGLSDDVSRMLPLVSAEQRALAEARQGLRAGASDPAALIEAVPAALLGHPGLGYEEFLWTYHRGTKDEAVAKMIASSAAENLGEPLRWSGWRRSLVRQLMREGDAQVAYQLAVNHGLHDGSAYADLEWLAGYIALRKLGNAAQALVHFERMKETVESPISLGRAGFWKGEALQQMGRTDEALIAYRAGAEHQTSFYGLLAAERAKTGSDIALKGAEYFPAWQDAEFYKSDLARIVELAIKNDMLSLAEQFILAMAAEADRSTLGQLGNFVTDLGAPHLAVMLGKDAAGRGVVLPAHYYALHPMTEMRLPVPMEMALAIARRESEFDPSVASGVGALGLMQVMPATAKEVAEGLGIDYARDSVLNDWTYNATLGAAYLATLSERYDGNVVMMSAAYNAGPSRPDRWMSEQGDPRKGEMDVIDWIEAIPFNETRNYVMRVAESLPVYRARLGKAAHPVPFTEELIGTTLRVSN; this is encoded by the coding sequence ATGCAAGAGATGTTTCGCTATATCGCCCTATTTGTGGGGCTTGCCCTACTGCCGTCTGCAAGCTTGGCGGACAAGCTTGCTGCACCGCGGCCTTTGAGTGCTGCGTTTCATGCGGCGGCGCGTGGCGACTGGGCGATGGCCGATCTTCTGGCCTCAAAGGCGGCTCCTGAAGCGCAAGTTTTGATGCAATGGGTCAAGTTGCGCGCAGGCAAAGGCAGCGCCGAAGAGGCGCTGGGCTTTGTGCGCGACTACCCGCATTGGCCTGGTCTTGCGCGGCTGGCACAGATGAGCGAAGCGGCTGTTTCTGAAGCTGGTGGTGCTGAGCGCATCGCATTTTTTCGTGCGTTTCCACCTCAAAGCAATCGTGGGGTTCTGAGTTATGTTGGAGCGCTGATGGCTGCGGGTGAGCGTGGCGAAGCGGAGGCAACTCTTGTGATGGCATGGCGCAGCTATGACATGGACGGTGCTTTGCAGGCCGAGTATTTGAAGAATTATGCCGATTTGCTGGCCCCGCATCATGAGGCGCGGCTCGATATGGCGCTTTGGCGCGGGCTGTCTGACGATGTCAGCCGCATGCTGCCCTTGGTGAGTGCCGAACAGCGCGCTTTGGCTGAGGCGCGGCAAGGGCTGCGCGCTGGTGCATCTGATCCTGCGGCTTTGATTGAGGCTGTGCCTGCGGCGCTGCTCGGGCATCCGGGGCTTGGGTATGAAGAATTTCTCTGGACCTATCATCGCGGGACAAAAGACGAAGCTGTGGCCAAGATGATCGCCAGTAGCGCGGCTGAAAATCTTGGCGAGCCGTTGCGCTGGTCAGGCTGGCGGCGCAGCCTTGTGCGCCAGCTGATGCGCGAAGGCGATGCGCAGGTGGCCTATCAGCTTGCTGTAAACCACGGGCTGCACGACGGCAGCGCCTATGCGGATCTTGAGTGGCTTGCGGGCTATATTGCGCTGCGAAAACTGGGGAATGCCGCGCAGGCTCTTGTTCATTTTGAGCGGATGAAAGAAACGGTTGAGTCGCCTATATCTCTTGGGCGCGCGGGCTTCTGGAAAGGTGAGGCCTTGCAACAGATGGGCCGGACCGATGAGGCCCTCATAGCCTATCGGGCGGGGGCCGAACATCAGACCAGCTTCTACGGGCTTTTGGCGGCAGAACGGGCCAAAACTGGCTCTGATATTGCCCTAAAGGGAGCCGAGTATTTCCCCGCATGGCAAGACGCTGAGTTCTATAAGAGTGATCTGGCGCGGATTGTGGAACTGGCAATCAAGAATGATATGTTGAGTCTGGCGGAGCAATTTATCCTTGCGATGGCGGCGGAAGCGGACCGCAGCACACTTGGCCAATTGGGCAACTTTGTAACGGATCTTGGGGCGCCGCATCTTGCGGTGATGCTGGGCAAGGACGCCGCGGGGCGAGGGGTTGTTTTGCCTGCGCACTATTATGCGCTGCACCCGATGACGGAAATGCGCTTGCCTGTCCCGATGGAAATGGCGCTGGCGATTGCGCGGCGCGAAAGCGAGTTTGACCCTTCTGTTGCCAGTGGAGTTGGCGCGCTCGGGCTTATGCAAGTGATGCCTGCGACGGCCAAGGAAGTGGCTGAAGGGCTGGGCATCGACTACGCGCGCGACAGTGTTTTGAACGACTGGACCTACAACGCCACGCTCGGCGCGGCCTACCTTGCGACCCTTTCTGAGCGTTATGACGGGAACGTTGTGATGATGTCTGCGGCTTATAATGCGGGGCCATCACGGCCTGACCGCTGGATGAGCGAGCAGGGAGACCCACGCAAGGGCGAGATGGATGTGATAGATTGGATCGAGGCGATCCCCTTCAATGAGACGCGCAATTACGTGATGCGCGTGGCCGAGAGCCTGCCAGTTTATCGCGCGCGGCTCGGCAAGGCGGCGCATCCTGTGCCGTTTACAGAAGAGCTTATCGGCACAACATTGCGTGTAAGTAATTAG
- a CDS encoding UDP-glucose/GDP-mannose dehydrogenase family protein, giving the protein MKIAMIGTGYVGLVSGVCFSDFGHDVVCVDMDPAKIEMLKRGEVPIFEPGLDKLMAKNVAAGRLTFTTDLEEAVQGVEAVFIAVGTPTRRGDGHADLTYVMAAAEQVARALTGYAVIVTKSTVPVGTNRQVKQAVRKANPALDFDVASNPEFLREGAAIDDFMKPDRVVLGVQSDRADEIMREVYRPLFLRDFPIVTTDLESAEMIKYAANAFLATKITFINEIAALCELTGADVKQVSKGIGLDGRIGNKFLHAGPGYGGSCFPKDTKALARIGQEHGLPMQITETVIKVNEEIKDRMIQKLLDLVEGSFNGKIVVVLGVTFKPNTDDMRASPALKIVPAMIGGGAKVRVVDPQGRHEGESQLPGVQWAEDAYKAAQNADLMVILTQWNEFRALDLKRIAKKMNTPKLADLHNIYSERDAKKAGFEAYVSVGRRDYFRTED; this is encoded by the coding sequence ATGAAGATCGCGATGATTGGCACGGGATACGTGGGTCTTGTTTCGGGGGTGTGCTTCTCCGATTTTGGGCATGACGTTGTTTGTGTCGATATGGACCCTGCCAAGATTGAGATGCTCAAACGGGGCGAAGTGCCTATCTTTGAGCCTGGTCTCGATAAGTTGATGGCGAAGAATGTAGCTGCTGGGCGGCTGACATTCACCACCGATCTTGAAGAAGCCGTGCAGGGGGTAGAAGCGGTGTTTATCGCTGTGGGTACGCCGACGCGGCGGGGCGATGGCCATGCCGACCTGACCTATGTGATGGCTGCGGCTGAACAGGTTGCTCGGGCCCTCACGGGCTATGCTGTAATTGTGACGAAGTCGACGGTGCCAGTGGGCACAAACCGGCAAGTGAAACAGGCTGTGCGCAAGGCCAACCCTGCGCTTGACTTTGATGTGGCGTCAAACCCCGAATTCCTGCGCGAGGGTGCGGCAATTGATGACTTTATGAAGCCTGACCGTGTGGTTTTGGGCGTGCAGTCGGACCGTGCCGACGAGATCATGCGCGAGGTGTACCGGCCACTGTTCTTGCGTGACTTTCCGATCGTGACGACCGATCTTGAGAGCGCTGAAATGATTAAATACGCAGCCAACGCGTTTTTGGCGACAAAGATCACTTTTATCAACGAGATTGCCGCGCTTTGTGAGCTGACGGGAGCGGACGTGAAACAGGTGAGTAAAGGGATTGGGCTCGACGGGCGGATCGGCAATAAGTTTTTACATGCGGGTCCCGGTTATGGTGGCTCGTGCTTTCCTAAAGATACGAAGGCGCTTGCGAGGATTGGGCAGGAGCACGGCCTGCCAATGCAGATCACCGAGACGGTCATCAAGGTCAATGAAGAGATCAAGGACCGCATGATTCAGAAGCTGCTCGATCTTGTGGAAGGGAGCTTCAACGGCAAGATCGTTGTGGTGCTTGGCGTGACTTTTAAGCCAAACACCGATGATATGCGCGCGAGTCCCGCGCTTAAGATTGTACCAGCGATGATCGGTGGCGGAGCCAAAGTGCGTGTCGTTGACCCGCAGGGGAGGCATGAGGGTGAGTCCCAGCTCCCTGGCGTGCAATGGGCAGAAGACGCATATAAGGCAGCGCAGAACGCTGACCTGATGGTAATTTTGACGCAGTGGAACGAGTTCCGCGCGCTTGATCTGAAGAGGATTGCCAAGAAAATGAATACACCCAAGCTGGCTGATTTACATAATATTTATTCAGAGCGTGACGCCAAGAAAGCGGGCTTTGAAGCTTATGTTTCTGTTGGGCGACGCGACTACTTTCGCACGGAAGACTAG
- the mnmD gene encoding tRNA (5-methylaminomethyl-2-thiouridine)(34)-methyltransferase MnmD, whose product MNQPAELTWREGQVPVSQRFDDPYFSLENGLEETAYVFLDGNDLPARFRDGFHIAELGFGTGLNLLAALALWRESNQSGKLHFTSFEAFPMAPKDMLAAQAAFPALAALSAELAPHWTAGETAFQTDDLVFTLVLGDARKTVSNIAQKADAWFLDGFSPAKNPELWEPALMAQIAAQTAPQGTAATYTAAGFVRRALAEAGFDVTRRTGFGRKRHMTTARML is encoded by the coding sequence ATGAACCAGCCAGCCGAGCTTACGTGGCGCGAAGGCCAAGTGCCCGTGTCCCAGCGCTTTGATGACCCCTATTTCAGCCTTGAAAACGGGCTGGAGGAGACGGCCTACGTCTTTCTGGACGGGAATGATCTCCCTGCGCGCTTCCGTGATGGCTTTCACATAGCCGAGCTCGGCTTTGGCACAGGGCTCAATCTGCTCGCCGCCCTTGCGCTTTGGCGCGAGAGCAATCAAAGCGGAAAACTTCATTTCACTAGTTTTGAAGCCTTCCCCATGGCGCCCAAAGATATGCTTGCCGCCCAAGCCGCTTTTCCCGCGCTCGCAGCACTCAGTGCTGAGCTTGCACCACACTGGACCGCCGGCGAAACTGCGTTTCAAACGGATGATCTGGTCTTCACCCTTGTTCTCGGTGACGCTCGTAAAACAGTCTCTAATATAGCCCAGAAAGCTGATGCATGGTTTCTTGACGGATTTTCACCCGCCAAAAATCCAGAGCTTTGGGAGCCCGCCCTGATGGCGCAGATCGCAGCACAGACTGCGCCTCAAGGCACCGCCGCGACTTATACCGCAGCAGGGTTTGTACGCCGCGCCCTCGCGGAGGCGGGCTTTGATGTCACCCGCCGCACGGGCTTCGGCCGCAAACGCCACATGACCACAGCAAGGATGCTTTAA
- a CDS encoding acetate--CoA ligase family protein — translation MRRDLLRLLNPRAIAVIGGGAWCASIIKAAEMIGYDGEIFPVHPEGKMIAGRQAVRSLTEWSGPIDAAFIGVNRKATIDVVRELRALKAGGAVCFASGFSEAGAELSDGADLQAELVEAAGDMPILGPNCYGFINALEGAAIWPDQHGCGRVERGVALLAQSSNIAINLTMQKRALPISYVVACGNMAQTSQAEIAMALLDDPRVTAIGLHIEGFGDTAEWHALALKAEGKGIPLLALKVGKSEHAQAATVSHTASLAGSHAGANALLARLGIPRVPDIPSFLETLKLLHTIGRLDRASLATVSCSGGEASLAADTAHGRALSFPPLSEPQRKALFEALGPKVALANPLDYHTYIWRDTARMTETFAALAGPDTGITLAIVDYPHTDATDWACATDAILGAAQQTGRPYGVVATLPELLPLDVAARFMAAGVVPFMGLTEAITAVEAAALPAAVTPQPPLPGGALGLAETLSEHASKTELSNVGVPVPASLRLTSLEGLGAQLAKLRFPLTLKAEGMAHKSDAGGVALGLMCAEEVQTAAEAMGGVSWLVEEMATGAVAELLVGVTRDEAHGLLLTLGAGGVLTELLQDTVSMLLPVTDHDIKQALTKLKCAPLLTGYRGKPAANIDAIVETILSVQDYVIAHAPHIGEVEINPLLCTPTRAVAVDALIRKARP, via the coding sequence ATGCGCCGTGATTTACTAAGGCTTCTGAACCCGAGAGCCATCGCCGTGATAGGCGGCGGAGCCTGGTGCGCTTCTATCATTAAAGCCGCCGAGATGATCGGTTATGACGGAGAGATTTTCCCCGTCCATCCGGAGGGCAAAATGATTGCGGGCCGGCAAGCTGTACGCTCTTTGACCGAGTGGAGCGGACCGATTGATGCAGCCTTCATTGGCGTCAATCGCAAGGCAACGATTGATGTCGTGCGCGAGCTTCGTGCACTCAAGGCGGGTGGAGCGGTTTGTTTTGCCAGCGGGTTTTCCGAGGCCGGCGCAGAGCTTTCTGACGGGGCTGATTTGCAAGCCGAACTTGTGGAGGCCGCGGGCGACATGCCCATCCTCGGGCCAAACTGCTATGGCTTCATCAACGCACTTGAAGGGGCCGCGATTTGGCCAGACCAGCATGGATGCGGCCGAGTCGAGCGCGGCGTAGCGCTCCTTGCACAAAGTTCCAACATCGCCATCAACCTCACCATGCAGAAGCGCGCCTTGCCCATTTCTTATGTCGTGGCCTGCGGAAACATGGCGCAAACATCGCAGGCAGAGATTGCCATGGCACTGCTCGATGACCCTCGCGTCACCGCGATTGGCCTTCACATAGAAGGCTTTGGCGACACCGCAGAATGGCACGCGCTGGCGCTCAAGGCTGAGGGCAAGGGCATTCCACTCCTTGCGCTGAAGGTTGGTAAATCGGAGCACGCTCAGGCGGCGACAGTCTCACATACCGCTTCACTTGCGGGCAGCCATGCAGGCGCCAATGCTCTGCTGGCCCGCCTTGGCATCCCGCGCGTCCCTGACATCCCCAGCTTTCTGGAAACACTCAAACTCCTCCATACGATTGGGCGACTTGACCGGGCGAGCCTTGCGACTGTCTCATGCTCGGGCGGGGAGGCCAGTCTTGCCGCAGATACGGCCCACGGCCGCGCGTTGAGCTTTCCGCCGCTTTCCGAGCCACAGCGCAAAGCGCTTTTCGAAGCCCTTGGCCCCAAAGTGGCACTCGCCAATCCGCTCGACTACCATACCTATATATGGCGCGACACCGCGCGCATGACAGAGACCTTCGCCGCCCTCGCAGGCCCCGACACGGGGATAACGCTCGCCATTGTCGACTACCCACACACCGATGCGACAGACTGGGCCTGTGCAACAGATGCGATCCTCGGTGCGGCGCAGCAAACAGGGCGGCCCTACGGGGTCGTCGCGACATTGCCAGAACTCCTGCCCCTTGATGTGGCAGCGCGATTTATGGCGGCAGGCGTCGTGCCCTTCATGGGACTTACCGAAGCGATCACCGCCGTTGAAGCTGCTGCGCTTCCCGCTGCCGTGACCCCGCAGCCGCCACTCCCGGGCGGCGCGCTTGGCCTCGCAGAAACGCTAAGTGAACACGCCTCAAAGACTGAGCTTTCAAACGTGGGCGTGCCTGTTCCTGCATCCTTGCGATTGACCTCGCTTGAAGGCCTTGGCGCTCAGCTCGCCAAACTGCGCTTCCCTCTCACGCTCAAGGCTGAAGGGATGGCGCATAAGTCTGATGCAGGGGGTGTCGCCCTTGGTCTGATGTGTGCGGAAGAGGTACAGACTGCCGCTGAAGCAATGGGCGGGGTGAGCTGGCTTGTAGAAGAGATGGCGACAGGCGCTGTGGCCGAGCTACTTGTCGGCGTGACACGCGACGAGGCCCATGGCCTCTTACTTACGCTAGGCGCGGGGGGTGTCCTGACAGAGCTTCTACAAGATACTGTTTCCATGCTCCTGCCTGTAACGGACCACGACATAAAACAGGCTCTAACAAAGCTCAAATGTGCGCCTTTGCTCACAGGCTACCGCGGCAAACCTGCCGCCAATATTGACGCGATCGTTGAGACGATCCTGAGCGTTCAAGACTATGTCATTGCACATGCGCCGCATATTGGCGAAGTTGAAATCAACCCGCTCCTCTGCACGCCAACCCGCGCCGTTGCTGTAGATGCCCTCATAAGAAAGGCCAGACCATGA
- a CDS encoding carnitinyl-CoA dehydratase, which yields MSPIKTRRDGGILEVTLDRPKANAIDLATSRIMGETFAAFRDDPDLRVCIITGAGEKFFCPGWDLKGAADGDAVDGDYGVGGFGGLQELRDLNKPVIAAVNGICCGGGLEWALSADIILAADHATFALPEIRSGTVADAASVKLPKRIPYHIAMELLLTGRWFDADEAKGWGIVNHIHHASALMDQAWEMARLLASGPPLVYAAIKEIVRDAEDSKFQDAMNRITQRQLSSVDILYGSEDGLEGARAFAEKRDPVWKGR from the coding sequence ATGAGCCCCATAAAGACACGCCGCGACGGTGGCATCCTCGAAGTCACACTTGACCGACCCAAGGCCAATGCAATCGATCTTGCCACCTCACGCATCATGGGCGAGACCTTTGCCGCCTTCCGCGATGACCCCGATCTGCGCGTCTGCATTATCACAGGTGCTGGCGAAAAGTTCTTTTGTCCGGGTTGGGACCTGAAAGGCGCAGCCGACGGTGACGCTGTTGATGGTGACTATGGCGTGGGCGGCTTTGGCGGGCTGCAAGAGCTGCGCGACCTCAACAAACCAGTCATCGCTGCGGTCAACGGTATCTGCTGTGGGGGCGGGCTTGAGTGGGCGCTCTCTGCCGATATCATCCTAGCAGCCGACCATGCCACCTTTGCGCTGCCCGAAATTCGCTCAGGCACGGTGGCCGATGCGGCGAGCGTTAAACTGCCCAAACGCATCCCCTATCATATTGCGATGGAACTTTTGCTTACCGGCCGTTGGTTTGACGCCGACGAAGCAAAAGGCTGGGGCATCGTGAACCATATCCACCACGCCTCTGCGCTCATGGATCAGGCCTGGGAAATGGCCCGCCTGCTCGCGTCTGGCCCACCCCTTGTCTATGCCGCAATCAAAGAAATCGTACGCGACGCCGAAGACAGCAAGTTTCAGGATGCGATGAACCGGATCACCCAGCGACAGCTCTCTAGCGTAGACATTCTTTACGGCTCCGAAGACGGACTAGAAGGCGCCCGCGCTTTTGCCGAAAAGAGAGACCCTGTCTGGAAGGGGCGATAA
- a CDS encoding VOC family protein, giving the protein MSVKIAALDHLVLTVTDLARSAAFYEAALGMRHETFTGTDGTKRHALLFGRQKINLHQAGAEFAPYARRPTVGSADLCFLLEGGMSLTVAALEALGVSIVDGPIRRTGARGPINSIYIRDPDGNLIELSEPL; this is encoded by the coding sequence ATGAGCGTGAAAATTGCGGCGCTTGATCACTTGGTTCTGACAGTGACGGATTTGGCGCGCAGCGCGGCTTTCTATGAGGCGGCGCTTGGGATGCGACACGAGACATTTACAGGCACTGACGGCACGAAGCGGCACGCGCTTTTGTTTGGCAGGCAGAAGATCAACCTACACCAGGCTGGAGCAGAATTTGCCCCATATGCGCGGCGACCCACGGTGGGAAGTGCGGATCTTTGTTTTCTGCTTGAGGGTGGAATGAGCCTGACAGTTGCTGCGCTTGAGGCGCTCGGTGTCAGCATTGTGGATGGGCCAATCCGGCGTACGGGCGCACGGGGGCCGATCAATTCGATCTACATTAGGGATCCAGACGGTAATTTAATTGAGCTTTCCGAACCGCTTTAG
- a CDS encoding FAD-binding oxidoreductase, with product MADVTVRGAGIFGLSVAWACLEKGARVRVIDPNGVGGGASGGIVGALAPHVPENWNEKKEFQFQSLIAAEAFWENVGNWAKLETSYARTGRVQPLADERAVALARARAISAKELWRGQAEWQVVGREALSGPLPESETGLYVFDTLTARMFPRQACKALAAAIVARGGEVLREGDDQGAVVWASGVHDLDRLSAHFDKDVGNAVKGQGALLRFDMRDGPQIFANTVHMVPHWNGTVAIGSTSERVFEHASDTDAQLDLVLEKACAALPVLREAEVLERWAGLRPRAKSRAPMLGRHPLFEGAYIANGGFKIGFGMGVEVGRVLASLILEEIDTIPAEFTPEASL from the coding sequence ATGGCAGACGTAACAGTGCGCGGCGCGGGAATATTTGGCCTGTCGGTGGCATGGGCTTGTTTGGAAAAGGGCGCGCGTGTGCGCGTGATTGACCCCAACGGTGTTGGCGGCGGGGCGAGTGGGGGTATTGTGGGAGCCCTTGCGCCTCATGTGCCCGAGAATTGGAACGAGAAGAAGGAGTTCCAGTTTCAAAGTCTGATCGCAGCAGAAGCCTTTTGGGAAAATGTGGGTAATTGGGCCAAGTTAGAGACTAGTTATGCACGCACAGGCAGGGTTCAGCCCTTGGCCGACGAGCGCGCTGTGGCGCTTGCGCGAGCACGGGCCATAAGCGCAAAAGAACTGTGGCGCGGTCAGGCAGAATGGCAGGTCGTAGGCCGTGAAGCGCTCAGTGGTCCTTTGCCGGAGAGCGAAACGGGGCTTTATGTCTTTGATACGCTAACGGCGCGGATGTTTCCGCGGCAGGCTTGCAAAGCGCTTGCGGCAGCGATTGTGGCGCGGGGCGGCGAGGTTCTACGCGAGGGCGACGACCAAGGCGCTGTTGTCTGGGCGAGCGGCGTGCATGATCTTGACCGGCTCTCGGCGCATTTTGACAAAGATGTTGGAAATGCTGTGAAGGGCCAAGGGGCTTTGCTGAGGTTTGATATGCGTGACGGGCCGCAGATCTTTGCGAATACGGTTCATATGGTGCCGCATTGGAACGGGACTGTTGCCATTGGCTCGACAAGTGAGCGGGTTTTTGAGCATGCGAGCGACACCGATGCGCAGCTTGATTTGGTTTTGGAAAAGGCTTGTGCCGCTCTGCCAGTCTTGCGTGAGGCCGAAGTGTTAGAACGCTGGGCAGGCCTGAGGCCGCGCGCCAAGAGCCGTGCGCCTATGCTGGGGCGACATCCGCTCTTTGAGGGGGCGTATATTGCGAATGGCGGGTTTAAGATCGGGTTTGGTATGGGGGTTGAAGTCGGGCGGGTGTTGGCCTCACTGATTCTGGAAGAAATAGACACTATTCCAGCAGAGTTTACACCGGAAGCCTCACTTTAG
- a CDS encoding MaoC family dehydratase N-terminal domain-containing protein produces the protein MEHRTDILDPARANACCASLGLSTRFQTGDPLPPFFHQLYFWQAEPPEALGRDGHPAKGSALIPDFGLPRRMWAGGRLAFHEPLIAGQSAEKQTTLDTAKQKQGRTGPLAFVTLRHDILQDGALKLTEYQDLVYREDPSHDAPKPIVPQAAKDETHLESHCFNTTLLFRYSALTFNGHRIHYDETYAREVEHYTGLVVHGPLLAQRLMLMATQHLGPLKAFSFRASSPLMHTETATLCLKDNILWVRAADGRQIMTAEAEV, from the coding sequence ATGGAACACAGAACAGATATCCTCGATCCTGCCCGCGCAAACGCATGCTGCGCCAGCTTGGGCCTGTCCACACGCTTTCAAACGGGTGACCCTCTCCCACCTTTCTTCCACCAGCTCTATTTCTGGCAGGCCGAGCCGCCCGAAGCCTTGGGCCGCGATGGTCACCCCGCCAAGGGCAGCGCGCTCATCCCTGATTTTGGCTTACCCCGCCGCATGTGGGCTGGTGGCCGCCTTGCCTTTCATGAACCACTCATCGCAGGGCAAAGTGCGGAAAAACAAACAACACTGGATACCGCCAAGCAAAAGCAAGGCCGCACAGGACCGCTCGCCTTTGTCACCCTACGCCATGATATCCTGCAAGACGGGGCGCTCAAGCTCACCGAGTATCAAGATCTCGTCTACCGTGAAGACCCATCGCATGATGCGCCCAAGCCCATCGTACCCCAAGCAGCCAAAGACGAAACCCACCTTGAATCGCACTGCTTTAACACGACGCTACTGTTTCGTTACTCCGCGCTCACATTCAATGGTCATCGCATTCACTACGACGAAACATATGCCCGCGAGGTCGAGCACTACACAGGTCTCGTTGTGCACGGGCCACTGCTCGCTCAACGTCTTATGCTCATGGCCACGCAGCACCTTGGCCCGCTCAAAGCCTTCTCTTTCCGCGCGAGCTCTCCACTGATGCATACCGAAACAGCCACTCTCTGCCTGAAAGACAACATCCTCTGGGTCCGTGCTGCAGATGGCAGACAAATCATGACAGCCGAAGCTGAGGTCTAA